The genomic window caacaacaaaagcaacatcaacagctATTTTAGCGGCTCATGCATCGTCAGCCACTGCCCTTCCCATATCATCATCAACCACAACAACACATCACAACAATTGTAGTGGTTGTCAAATATCAGCTGCTGCCTCAATTCAATTAGCAAATCTAATTGGTAGTTCAATGCTCATACCTCAGTCAACAATCACTGCAGCTGCCTCAATTGCTAAAGATACTGCATCTAAAGTATCGACTGGAACAGCGATTAACTTCCCTACAGAAATACCCAATATAAATATGGAAAAGATGACAACGACAGGTAGCGCTGctaatattattgttgaaaataCCAATAGCAGTGGAAAGCATGCCATTAACACATCTAGCAAAGGATCTCCACATTCGGTGGTTGCGGCGTCAAAAAAAACGGCTATGCAATTCCATTGCGGGTTTTGTGCATTTTCTTGTTCTTGGAAGTATGACTTGAAGTTACATATGCGACAAAAACATGGTATTCACAACAAGAAAATGTGAATGTAAATATTTAATTAGTAGTAATatattattacaacaacaaagttgtgttataaattttccaaataaattttcTCCCCGTTAAAAGCATTCCAAGAATCGCAAGAGCCAGCGTCGAAAATATGAAAGAGTTCATATTTTCCGAATATGTTGCCTATTAGTCCTAGAAGCTTAGTGAGTGTAGAACCGGCATTCTCGGAGCCGGAGCACCTAGTCGTTAGGAGATCCCAAATCTTTTCGCATCTTTGAACTGATTTTTGATGGTGTAAGATGGTTTGAATATGAGAAAGATCTTCAATCTCGTGATCAGATTGCTGTAAAACATGACGTATGACGTCGGTGCAACTTAGATATTGAAATAATAAACTTTGACTCGACATACTTCCGAGGAGATATATgacgaacttctcttcgaatttgtagcgggtatatttaattttttccaacGAATTGGCAAGTCCGAATAGCATTTGAAAGGCCGATACATTTTTCTTGAGAAGCCTTTTATGGCATAAATATATTCGTGAGGTTTTGTTAAATAACTGCTGACCGAAGACCACATTTAGAAATAATTTTCTAAAGCATTATGCTGTGATTTTTCCCTGGTGTTGAACCTTGGTATGGTAGGGGAGCAGACCATTATGCGTAGATATATACGGCGTTGACGTGATTTACCTCTGTATTTGGCTGTCTGACCGGTAATAAGTTTACAAATAGGCAATTTGACAGTTAATTTGAAATCGAAAGACGGCAATATCATACATGCTCTTGCTTGATATGAATTACGGATCCACACTACCCTCCTATGGCTAAAATGTGCATTCTATTCTGTAGATAGCAGCCTATACATTTCTGGCGTTGGCTCTGCAGCTATAGTGGTCAGATTTTTTTGTTGCTTCTCATTTTATTCCATTTGTTTCTGTATTAAGCTTAGTGTTAGGCGTGTTTTAGTTATTTATTatgatagaaaatttataaatacaatatTATATGGTGTGTAACTATAAAGGTATGTACATATAAGCAAgtacttacatatgtaaataaaatataaaatataataataaagaaACAATATGATTGATACTCATTCGTATTTATATGAAGGATCTCATTAAATTCGAGGGTTTATGAATTTGTAGTTATGTTGGATGTCTATATGTTTGTTAATACAACCCAGTGTTCTGAAAATAATTTTAGGTTACCAGTCATGTACTAACAGATTAATGGGACCCGTAAATCTAGTCACCAAATTCTAGAGAGTACGCAACGATGGATTCGTGTATTTTgtcgaaaaagaaaatttattgaatTGATTTCCTTGGTTAGATTTCGATATCGTGTAGTaaaataattttagaatataTTAGAAGTACACAGATTTGGAGTTGTTAGTACAACGGTAGTTTGTTAAtatttaaaatatgtatttacttgtagtcaaatcaatataataaaaatatgtacatatagttAAATTTGTTGATTCGAAATTTGCCCACACTTGTAGGTAAATAGtaaatttgaattgaatttttagcATTTGGTTCGCAATAGGCTTGATGTTGGCGTTCAAGCATATATTCAATAGGCTTGATGTTGGCGTTCAAGCATACATACATTCAAGTTTTGTACAAGTAATATTTATTTCGTCGTAAGGATTTCGGATATCATAAATTACATACAGCCGTAGAAATCAGCAAGTTGTgagtaaattttattattttctagctcAATTGTATCAaaagtaataattaaaaaaaaaactaaattaataaattgtaaaaaaaaattaaaacagcgCCAATATCTGTAAACGTTTGTGGTTAAacattttgtataatttttcattttatttttgttttcatttcataAATCACATAAAAATTCATAACACTACAACACATCTACATAATGAACCACTCGTTAAATTGCACACCCGCAAATCAATATCAATGCATTAtctgtatatatgtgcatatgtgtataatatcatcatcatcataatcATCATGGAACACTACAATTTCGACATGGATCAAAATATAGATCTTAAATATGATTTTAAATCGTCAGTGTTAATCGGCAGTGAAATGTTTGTTAATAACCCACATGCACGTTTCCCATGTGCAGTTTGTGGAAAAAGTTATTTACGCAAACGGCACTTGCAACGTCACATGCGAGACGAATGCATTGGTATTCCACCTCGCTTTAGCTGTGATCTTTGTCCGTCACGTTTTCGACGTAAATATCATATGGTACGACATTTGACATCGAAACATGGCATTCCACCGGCTGTAGCCCAACAGACAAGTAATAGTGGAGGTGGAAGCGGTAATGGATATCGAAGTGGTGGCGAAAGCATTATTGGTTGTTTGGGCAATACCAATGATTGTGACACTTCAGCACCGGAAAATTTATCATTGAAAAGAGTACATCATCACGAGCAAACTGACAAATCTATAAATAGTCCAGAAATAAGTTGGGTCAATGGAGGTGGGGAAGTTAATGGCGCTGGTACTCTAAGTATTAATAAAACGAAAGATGATATTAAACCGACATATGGCCTAACAGGTGCTATTACAGCCATATCAACTGCAGCAGTAATAGGTGAAAACATAGAGAAAATATCTGATACTCTGAACGAAGGTATTGTCGCCCATTCGTTTTCGGGTAGCGCCAATAATGAGAAAGTTCACGTACAAAACGTGGAGCCGATCGGAGAAGATTGGAAAATGAAATTAGGCATACAGTTGATATCTAATTCGTTATTAAAGGAACGTCTCATCAATACTATGCCATTCGCCTACAACAACAATTgatcatatatttatttttgcaaaCACACTTGACTGTGCACATATCAggaaaaaaactaattttatataatactcactaatttactatttatttatttatttatatatttaagtatacacatacatacatacaaacagccAGTAAAATAAGTTGGCTCACAACACTTTTTGCTTTATATTTTCAcaaagtttttactttttttgactacACTGTGCAAAATGACAAATAGGCAGGGGTcccgcatacatacatatatattagcaATTACCTGTCTACTCGAAGTGTCATGCTTGGTCCTCATtaggtcaaatttgaccacaaacATGGTCATATCTGTAAAAACGGCTTGTGATATGATATAACCTGAAATACGTTTGCCGTTATATCGTTTGACTACAAGGGAAAATTGTCCAATAATTGAAAGCGGAAATGGCCCAACGGCAGCCGTTGCGTGATgatggcgtgctccgcctatcccACCGAAGATGctgtgttcacgccccgggcaaagcaacatcaaaatctcagaaacaagttttttcaataagaagacaaTTTTTCGCGTTGCAGAAATTTTAGATTGGGATTTGACCACACACTGCTCTATCGACTTCGAGTTAGTTATGCCACATAATGGAGAAGCTCAGTTCTTGATGTCAGTTATTTTGCCCTAATGAAAACCAAGTGTTATAGTTAAACATTCATAATATTCAAAAAGGGATGATTTAGGTAAAAACCCAAAACGAAATTTTAAAGAGCATcatggaatatatatatatatgaataggAAACGATTGCCTTTCATATACAAAGCGACAGAGGCcggataaatttaattaatttaatttaattccttTTCACAATCCGTAAACGACTTAAAACGGTAAAATATACTATATAAGACATATGTATGAATTCTCATTCTAGTTTACCAATTAATTttcttttcggattgttgaaagGGTAACAAATTTATGGCGtgtattttctgaaaaaaaaaaaaacgtcatgTTGCATATTTATATTCTAACTTTTGAAATAGGCCACCTGGCGCTATGTAAAATGgctgtatttatatttattatttataatgaAACAAACTCACGATAAAGCTGAGAAGAACCAAAAGGGCAacattattttcaaatttatattaatttaaatatttattaatgatTTTGCTAAGGTGCGACCTTCTTAGCTCAACTTAACTGTAGTGTTAGTTTCGGCAtttttttatctaaaaaaaagataaattataagaaaaaagGTTCAACATCAAACGTGacgattttcaataaaaattttttaactgaAAGTTTTGGGATATTGTTTAGGTATGCATTTTTGCAGCACAATTACGTATATGTATATTTCCTTTAAAGCAATGGCGACCAAATCAACAGTCGGATTTCATATTAACGTTGGATCGTAGTTGTTGCTGTACGAGTTTATAACAGTGGTCGGTATTCTCATCTGAATGCGTGAATGCGTATGTCATATCTACACTCTATCGAAATAACACACATATAAGTGTACGTATTTTTGTATATGGGCTCACAAACGAACGAGAGCCATGCTCGTTTAGTAGTATGTTTCCTACTGATCAATTCGTGTTGTTCGTTTTCGCTTGCCGTGGTGGCAATCGTTTTCATATGGAAAAAATGCAAGCCACATAAGATTGGGATAGCATTACAATATTGAATAAGCATTCCTCaactaattttgaaaacttatatcACCAGGCAGAGTCCTTCCTGCAACGGGATCTATTCATTTTGATTTAATAACAAATACTAATAATCACTCCGCTAGCTATTTAATAGAGAAAAGTACACTAATTTATTTTACTGGCTTAATATTAAGTATAAACTGGTACATACTCGGTAAAAGTGCTAAATGGCGTAACCAGAATTCTCTACAGCAAATTATGTTATAGCTGAACTTTTATTCTCGCAAATGTTTAGATCtttgaatattttcaaatcaGTGTAAAACGATATTCTTCAGAAAAGTATTCTAACATTAATTATCCTGAactataaaaaaagttaaattatcGATATAGTGTTACAAAAGTATCCTAAAGGTTGTAAAAGGAAAAGCGAAAATGTCGCCTTTCATTTCAGCATAGGTGACTCGGTGAAAATTTAGCTTGAACTCTTCAATTCCAAACCTTCAAAAACTTGATTTTCCACAATGTTGTTTATGCTGCATAGCACTTTTACTGACtatgtattacatatgtatgtatattttaattaGGACACACTACCAAAAAGTATTATAATTTGTCACTTTTCGTTCATTCATTTGCTTATGCACTCGTATTTATCGTTTTAGTAAAGAATTTctgtattttacatttttataatgAAACAAAAGCCAAAAATCCTCTTAGCCAATATTTTGTATTAACGGTTAACAAGATCTCCAGGGAGCAACAAAAATGTATACAGTTGATCCCATCtagattttaaattatttatttgatttgacacctaagaagaaaaaaaccaacaacaTTGATATTAAGAGCTGAGCTTAGCGACACTTCATGTTGGCTTATTTTATTAGACCAAAGTTGCTACAATTCATAAaatagctacatacatacatacatacctacacatTACATAGTATACTTCAAGTCATGAAAAGAAAAAGGTGAAATGTCACAAATGGCTTAATAActacttaactggcgcttaaccgtttaaatggttttgACCTTCGCTTCTTCGGTGGGCTAAATAGCTTATGTACGTTTAATAAATTCTTTCTTACATGGCCCAACCGTACATTGAccaaagaaaatacaaaaatgcaACAAGTCACCTTTATTCATAGacgaattatttaaaaaaaaaaaaaaatataaaaaaaaaaaataaattattttagatATTATTTAAAACGGAAATTGTAGGATTCTAGTCTTTAAAATTTATGCACATACGCTTTCATAACGGAACTCATTGACTCGTGTGCTTAAAGAGttaaaaattgattttgaaatattACAAAGTTTTATCCTTAAATTATATTAATGCATAACACTCAAACATACATTGTGAATTTACTTACTAAATATATGTTTCTTGTTTTGAATCAACTATTTATATGTACGATGTgtgtattatataaaataaattaaaaatagatatacataaatCGAATTATTTTTTCTGATAATTATAAACGGTAAGTtgttttcatacatatgtacatacatacatatatacatatgtacaaatgaaGTGTGTAAATTCCTTATATAAATATTATACTTTCAGACAATCTAAACGCACTTGCTTTTACTGCGAAATTGGGTATTACTAAAAGGTATACAAGCTTATTCTGAAATAATTGCACATCGCCGTCTTAAATGAAATTTGTATTATTTAGAAGCTCTTTTATTGTATTGGACTAATTGATATTAAACTAAATCTCTTTTAGATCTCTACAATTCATCTATTACAACTTCACATCTTCAGCTACAACTACTATTATAACTACAACTTTTATTCtctgattaaaaaaaatatatatgtatgtgtatatgtataataTTCCGATGTACACAAAAAGTTGGTCATTTATACTTTTTGTTATTTTCAACTTTCGCACGTGCAACCTTGATTTATGTTGTAGTAGAATATCTACAAACTTCTTCTCACTGATATATCTCATCATTTACTACATATCTACATTTCAAAACGTTTACTGTGTTCCCATCAAAGCTTTGTGTCGCATCATTGCCTGTTGGGCTTTTGTGCTATTGTCAACCGTTTggaaatatattggaatatatattttaaaaacttattattatattaaattaactTATGTATTCTATGTATTATCCATtgttgtacgtacatatgtatatatacatggttttttgtttttttaaatataaactaaATTGTAACTTTTATTCGAAATCAAATACAAGCAAATAAGTTGTACTAAAAAAGAGTGAGTGTTCATTTGTTTtaggtttttgaattttttaaacttGTACACAATACGTTTTTATTCTTGCTCCTGCTCACAATGCGTAGTTACATTCGTACATATAAAGAGCATAAACAGGGTACGGATCGCCTCCTGGATAGAGAATTTACGTAGCTCGATATTTCATGATTTTCCTGAAAACTTAGGTGTTTTTTCACCTGAGTGCAGGTTACCTGCTTAACTCagagttaatttttttaaaaaacaaattgcCTTGCAGAGGAAAGATTAATAAGTTAAATATTTAACCCAGCTTTTTTAGCACGTTAAATGATGTAAATCAGACTTCATTTGGAATTGGCAACACATTGTGTTTGACCATTACGGCAATCTTACTAGTAAAGTAAGAGCTTATTGGTTGGCAAGTAAAAACCGAGAGCCTCGACCTAATTAGATCCTGATCCTTAAGTCTGACGGCTTATCCGCCCAACGTGTGTtctaaagataaacataaaggaGTTGATGAATTTCACCTCAATAGGCTCAGCTCGCTTAACAAAAACTTCTCAATTTTGCAAGAAATCTCGGGCGGATTCTAAATCATTTTATGCGATCGATACAGCTGCCTTAGAATGCGAGTTATCATGTATTTCCGATCCTAGAAGACAAATGAGGCTTTGCACACAGTTTCAAAAAGAAGCTTACAATGAAATCAATTGtcgttttaaaaagaaaattcggTTTAACTTCTGTAACATATGATAGTCGTTGTTTTATTAATAGCTCTAGAGTACTAGAAAAAAATgcaaggcgccataacctccgtcGAGATTTTAGGCCAAGGTTCTGTTCCGATTtcttgctcctttttaatttttcctacaaattggcgggacggggcctatGTGTTTTAttgcgactccgaacggcatctgcaaggcagatgagctctcacagagaagcttttcatggcagaaatacactcggagtgtttgcgaaatcactgccgaggggcgactccgtttagaaaaattttcttctaattgaaaaacttgtttctacaattttgaacttgctttgcccggggcgttaacccagggtccccggtgtggtaggcggaatacGCTTACACTCGTCGGTTTGATACTTCAGTTCGATATCGAACGCTCAACGAGATCGTTTGGTATGAGTACATTAGTTTCCATATTACAAAAAGCGTTTAGAAATGTTTTTGaagatatcaaaatattttctattgtATAACAGTGTAAAAATCgtttaataaataattcaaaagcATAAATTTTCAACCTACGAATATGCAATTCGATGGCTAATTACGTACCGAACAGCTTTTATCGAAGGTTGGGTACGACGCGTCGACATGTTTTGTAATGGAAAGCGAAAACGATCATTTGATACTCCATGTTCGATATTGAATTAAGAAAAGCCACCCCTGGGTATGGCGGGCCAGCATAATTGCTGTAAGCCACGGCGACCACTATTTCATTTAGGGAACATCATTTTGTTTTCTTAGTAAACCTTTAAACCTCTTGTTTTtgaacttgaaattttttttttactttttcgtcCATGGATATTAGAGCGTGACACGatgaatgaattaaaaaaaactaaaaatatccCCCTAATGgagttttaaaaaagaaaaaaaaaagcaaattgtgGCACCCTGTAAATAGAGCGAAACTATTTTTTGGCTTTAGGCAAAAAATATGTCACTCATTGAAATCAAAGATCAAAATAAAAGTTATGGGAAAAACAAATTTTACACTTCAATTCATTTTCTTGATGCGCTCCAATGTAGCACATACATGCGTATCACGTAAATTGTAATCGATTAATGTTATGTTCacgcagcgttgccatatattttttttccaagtcgtcacaGACGCGgcccaaaaaatcgtcatatctatggcaataagcaataacaaccaaagttgagttaggacgaagttgggttagggacgtacgattgtattcgccggaaacaAAAATGAGATCGGCGGATTTCATTCAACATTATTAagtttaaaagcgtgtttttgaaaattgtctttgttattttttgttgccacataaacatataaaatcgtttttaattcattattttataaataaaaaaacctcttaaaatataaattttgtattacatacaaaaggtacttgttttcagtcattttttttcctttgagctcgaatcgaacctcgcataaactcctatataattttaatttcttctttatacattttcgcgttaatttttttagcatatttatttgccgTTCAATATTATGGCaggaaaagtttttaaattttaaataatcttggccagcaatattccttttaatgtatcagtttccagacggtttcgggttttggttttgtttaaatttattttggaaacaattcgttctacattcgctaaAGAGTGTGGCAGGCAAATTAGATTtgcaacgaatgcacataaattagaaaaagcgtatgtagagtcagctcttttgatagtagaacagttttccaaaaaacttctggaggtACCTTAGAAATGCCTTCAAAATACGtgttaaattctaaaaactttaattccctctactcgctatcaatatcccgcacaattttctgatcgatGGTGTGCGATCTTGCTCAGAAATGTTAGAGGCGATAAGCTTATCCATCGCATAAACTCCTATATAAATCTGATCACTTTgcaatatattttaaatgtttttataatctaaAATTTCTATGTTGTATAATGTAATGCATTCCGGCTTTACAAAattatattcatatacatatgtaatactcctatattgctacaaagagctaagtacattcccaaacatcagagtgccgatatatttctgtttaaacgtttttgtttttgtattcaataatggaatgtaccaaaatttaaattttttttttgtcacacttatgctgctacaatcacaaacattttataggctgtcttgttttgatttcgaaatcaaaacacattgccagcattttctattagcaatataggagtattacatatatgaatatgcttaaatatagtctttttatttctgaatacatattatgtacttgaagcccctcactctggaaaattttattaactttattaatattgtaacgaatttgctgcaaatcctcttatttgcaatcctctgctaagttcgaatcactaaactgttgaataaataactccaatattgaataatggaaaaatggcctttattcaagtacttcacaataacacttgtaatttgcaacgaatagcttacttaataaccaaactgattgacagctcaaatgaaactctactattcaaaataatactgctatagctcgctagatagcgcttaatccaaatctcaaatcaaactgaactacttcttgctcgcctgccccgcttttatagtttacgctgcatacttctaggctcttcgatttccagaagttactagttagttcggctacaaaatcgccagccacaactacgtgcacaaattattgctctctcttgtgacaactcagataagatatatgcatgtatttgtgcattgccgctcaaatgttcgtatacgtacatatgtgtagacgcaattatttattcgtttatgtagatacataatgattgaattattgatgtgcattcacgtcactggttagcatcggcttagagacgatagcatcgctcagtgctgctaacattcgttacaatattttgaagGATATACTTCAGGAAGGGAGATAAATTTCAGTCATATCATCCAAGTTATCAAGAATGGTCTTTGCACTGTCTATTTTGTCAATATTAACAACgaggttaaaaaatatttttaatagttcaCAAAGTTCTAATACTCTGTATACTACTGCCCCTAAGGATAGCCAGCGAGTTTGACATGGATGTAGCATCTTTTTTGGCTGCAATTCCAATagcgcaattatatttttcaattgagtACTTCTCTGAGAACTATTGGAAACGTAATTATACACATTGTGCACCAATGTTTCTACACTGCTGGGTAGCTTTAAGCAGGCATACGAAGAGCAAAGCGTCAAAGAatgacataaaaaataaataaatgtaaggcgcgataacctccgaagccgagcttctcttccaatttgcgtcgtgctcctcttgattttccctacaaattggccgaacgggacctacatgttttatgccgactccgaacggcatctgcaaggcagatgagttttccctgagagcttttcatgggagaaatacactcggagcgcttgccccaaacactgacgaggggcgaccccgcttagaaatttttttttataattgaaaaaccttatttctaaaattttgatgttgctttgaccagggtgtgaacccagggcatacggtgtggtaagcggagcacgctaccatcacaccacggtggccgccatagacatatacatttaaaagtaataTCTTACATAGAAGACAGGCTTAAATCGTAATTTTTCAtcacaaaatcgtccaagcgtcattctagatgaaaatcgtcaaaatgccGACAGTGTCGTCAATCTGTCAAAGCTGTGTTCACGGTTTGACTTAATCGGCGACCAAACTccacattttattaattttgatgcCTGAGGCGAAGGCTTCGCTTGCAGTAATACAAATTTGGGTGAGATGGTCACTTTTCTTATGTCTGGTGGGTTCACAATTGTTAAAGAACATCGATGTGCTATTTTTAGTTTCTATACAACAGCATGAAACTCTTAATACAACTCAAGaaatatcgggaggggtgtcaaaagacgcgaatc from Eurosta solidaginis isolate ZX-2024a chromosome 3, ASM4086904v1, whole genome shotgun sequence includes these protein-coding regions:
- the LOC137245812 gene encoding zinc finger protein 398-like, coding for MFVNNPHARFPCAVCGKSYLRKRHLQRHMRDECIGIPPRFSCDLCPSRFRRKYHMVRHLTSKHGIPPAVAQQTSNSGGGSGNGYRSGGESIIGCLGNTNDCDTSAPENLSLKRVHHHEQTDKSINSPEISWVNGGGEVNGAGTLSINKTKDDIKPTYGLTGAITAISTAAVIGENIEKISDTLNEGIVAHSFSGSANNEKVHVQNVEPIGEDWKMKLGIQLISNSLLKERLINTMPFAYNNN